A single Vigna radiata var. radiata cultivar VC1973A chromosome 8, Vradiata_ver6, whole genome shotgun sequence DNA region contains:
- the LOC106772419 gene encoding serine/threonine-protein kinase tricorner, translated as METTRRWFSKFKGNDKMKSAKETTGVTKEGPKPPTNEEPPSNVTKQKVEAAKQYIENHYKKQMQSLQERKERRNMLEKKLADAEVSEEEQHNLLQYLEKKEREYMRLQRHKMGADDFEPLTMIGKGAFGEVRVCREKATGHVYAMKKLKKSEMLRRGQVEHVKAERNLLAEVDSNCIVKLYCSFQDEEYLYLIMEYLPGGDMMTLLMRKDILTEDEARFYVGETVLAIESIHKHNYIHRDIKPDNLLLDRNGHMKLSDFGLCKPLDCSNLQEKDFSVGNNRSGALQSDGRPVAPKRTQQEQLQHWQKNRRMLAYSTVGTPDYIAPEVLLKKGYGVECDWWSLGAIMYEMLVGYPPFYSDEPMLTCRKIVNWRTNLKFPEEAKLSVEAKDLICRLLCNVEQRLGTKGAYEIKAHPWFKGIEWDKLYKMKAAFIPEVNDELDTQNFEKFEEVDKQTVACSKAGPWRKMLPSKDVNFVGYTYKNLEIVNDHEIPGIAELKKKSTKPKRPSIKALFEDESAVAANQPVRGSFLNLLPPQMEVPEKSESQ; from the exons ATGGAAACTACAAGGCGGTGGTTTAGTAAGTTCAAGGGAAATGATAAAATGAAGTCTGCAAAAGAAACTACAGGCGTGACCAAAGAAGGGCCAAAGCCCCCAACAAATGAAGAACCACCTTCAAATGTAACCAAACAGAAGGTTGAAGCTGCAAAGCAGTACATAGAaaatcattacaagaagcagatGCAAAGCCTGCAGGAGAGGAAGGAAAG acgTAATATGCTAGAAAAGAAGTTGGCAGATGCTGAAGTGTCTGAGGAAGAGCAGCACAACTTGCTTCAGTATttggagaaaaaggagagggAGTACATGCGGCTTCAGAGACATAAGATGGGGGCTGATGACTTTGAGCCGCTGACTATGATTGGAAAGGGTGCATTTGGAGAG GTTAGAGTCTGCCGGGAGAAGGCTACTGGTCATGTATATGCTATGAAGAAGCTTAAGAAATCTGAGATGCTTCGTCGTGGCCAG GTTGAACATGTCAAAGCTGAGAGAAACCTGCTTGCTGAAGTTGACAGCAATTGCATTGTTAAACTTTATTGTTCCTTTCAAGATGAGGAATATTTATATCTGATAATGGAGTATCTACCTGGTGGAGATATGATGACATTGCTGATGCGGAAGGATATACTGACAGAAGATGAAGCCAGATTCTATGTTGGGGAGACTGTCCTAGCCATAGAGTCAATTCATAAGCATAATTATATTCATAG AGATATCAAGCCTGACAACTTGCTGCTAGATAGAAATGGTCACATGAAGTTATCAGATTTTGGATTATGTAAACCACTAGACTGCAGTAATCTTCAAGAAAAGGACTTTTCTGTTGGAAATAACCGAAGTGGAGCCCTCCAAAGTGATGGACGTCCAGTGGCTCCTAAACGAACTCAACAGGAACAACTGCAGCATTGGCAGAAAAATCGACGAATGCTT GCCTATTCTACTGTTGGAACACCTGATTATATTGCTCCAGAAGTTCTGCTGAAGAAAGGATATGGCGTGGAATGTGATTG GTGGTCTCTAGGAGCTATAATGTATGAAATGCTTGTGGGGTATCCACCCTTTTACTCAGATGAACCAATGTTGACTTGTAGAAAG ATAGTAAATTGGAGAACTAATTTGAAATTTCCAGAAGAAGCTAAACTTTCAGTAGAGGCAAAAGATCTTATTTGTAGACTCCTGTGTAATGTAGAGCAGAGGCTTGGAACCAAAGGAGCCTATGAAATAAAG GCCCATCCATGGTTCAAAGGCATCGAATGGGACAAACTGTACAAAATGAAAGCTGCTTTCATACCTGAGGTCAATGATGAATTAGATACTCAAAACTTTGAGAAGTTTGAAGAG GTAGACAAGCAAACTGTAGCTTGCTCAAAAGCAGGGCCCTGGAGAAAG ATGCTGCCATCTAAAGATGTTAACTTCGTTGGGTACACATACAAGAATTTGGAAATCGTAAATGATCATGAAATACCAGGAATTG CTgaattgaagaagaagagcaCAAAACCTAAAAGACCATCTATTAAGGCCCTATTTG AGGATGAATCAGCTGTGGCTGCGAATCAACCTGTCAGAGGAAGCTTCTTAAACCTGTTACCTCCTCAAATGGAAGTTCCTGAAAAAAGTGAATCACAATGA